A window of Mercenaria mercenaria strain notata chromosome 16, MADL_Memer_1, whole genome shotgun sequence contains these coding sequences:
- the LOC123540698 gene encoding interferon alpha-inducible protein 27-like protein 2B: MSCPGKMADFDPCKSSDEDRDSDSDSGNTSEEDMSDEVRCKKSNKSGKTSDKPDPDKPNAEPGTESILKKVLLRRVLPCAALGVTAVIAAPFALGAIGFGAGGIVGGSWAAGMMSSAAIANGGGVVAGSVVAVLQSAGAAGVSAAANVGIFTAVTTATAGVAEAGSRIQNKIQEKLSDDKPDNVM, encoded by the exons atgtCCTGTCCTGGGAAAATGGCAGATTTCGATCCTTGTAAATCGTCAGATGAAGATCGAGATTCAGATTCAGATTCTGGAAACACATCGGAAGAGGACATGTCTGACGAAGTCAGATGCAAAAAGTCGAATAAAAGTGGAAAAACGTCGGACAAACCAGATCCGGATAAACCAAATGCCGAACCTGGAACTGAATCG ATATTAAAGAAGGTTCTACTAAGAAGAGTGCTACCCTGTGCAGCTCTTGGTGTAACAGCAGTTATCGCCGCACCTTTTGCTCTGGGTGCGATAGGTTTTGGTGCAGGTGGCATTGTGGGTGGTTCTTGGGCTGCTGGTATGATGTCGTCTGCTGCAATTGCAAATGGCGGTGGCGTTGTAGCCGGAA gcGTTGTCGCAGTTTTACAGTCCGCCGGCGCCGCCGGTGTAAGTGCCGCAGCCAATGTAGGAATCTTTACAGCTGTCACAACTGCCACCGCGGGGGTCGCAGAGGCAGGGAGTcgaattcaaaacaaaatacaagaaaaGTTGAGTGACGACAAACCGGACAACGTTATGTGA